From the genome of Candidatus Methylomirabilota bacterium:
TTACGTGAAAAGACTTCTTTAAATATCTCAGCGAAGGGCGACGGCCCAAAAGATCAAAAAGGTCTGCCTGAGCCCCTGACCCCATTGACGCATCAAAAAGGTTCCTGGCACCATTTCTAGGCTGTTCCCTGGGAGGCAAGAAAATTTGTATTATGTCCCCGGAATCGAAGCCAAGTGGAAAAAGAAAAAAACTCCTTATTTTCGTTGACCTTGTCTCAAGCCCTTGCTGAGTTCGATAGCGACGCGCTCATAGATATCGGCGCGAGGTCCAAAAGCGACGATTTCCACTACGGAGCCTTTGATGCGGTAGATGATTCTGGCTTTTGCTATCCGGCGACTTCTCAAACCGGTCAACTCTTCCTTAAGCTCCTTCGCCCGATAGGGATCATCGGCAATGGATCTTAGCGCTGCTTTTACTTTTCGTTTCAGCTGTGGGGGAAGGTGGGGGACGAGATCCCGAACCGCTTGCGACGTCTCAATGCGGTGTCGGATCA
Proteins encoded in this window:
- a CDS encoding type II toxin-antitoxin system RelE/ParE family toxin, with protein sequence IRHRIETSQAVRDLVPHLPPQLKRKVKAALRSIADDPYRAKELKEELTGLRSRRIAKARIIYRIKGSVVEIVAFGPRADIYERVAIELSKGLRQGQRK